A single Rubrivivax gelatinosus IL144 DNA region contains:
- a CDS encoding GGDEF domain-containing protein, translating to MTLHPPTILVMLLLGYAMLGLQLAIVRRRLLEEEALRRWSWGNSLLMLGHLMLLARVVVPLPVSVIAGNGLILLGECAYVTALQHFIEDRPMPRWVRRLCLACVLAMVPMALFDTPTRVFIASLLTPLPALWGVWLVWRARHRIERSLWPVGAGMALIAAALLARGAHAALHPHYYADPTLPHGLQAALLVTSFVALLGAGFGFVLACTERATRSLERLASHDHLTGALNRQPAELMLDNALQRARRERTTVAYVLLDLDRFKSVNDRHGHVFGDEVLRRFAHTVAARLRASDVFSRCGGEEFALVLPDSDAAGALGVLDELRRACAAMGLMTDDGRPFTITFSAGVALSPAGSVGAGTLYREADRALYEAKHGGRDRAVLAQPAAAASA from the coding sequence ATGACGCTGCACCCGCCGACCATCCTCGTCATGCTGCTGCTGGGCTACGCCATGCTGGGCTTGCAGCTGGCGATTGTGCGCCGGCGCCTGCTCGAGGAAGAAGCGCTCAGGCGCTGGAGCTGGGGCAACAGCCTGCTGATGCTCGGGCACCTGATGCTGCTGGCGCGCGTCGTCGTGCCGCTGCCGGTGTCGGTGATCGCCGGCAACGGCCTGATCCTGCTGGGCGAGTGCGCCTACGTCACGGCGCTGCAGCACTTCATCGAGGACCGGCCGATGCCGCGCTGGGTGCGCCGGCTGTGCCTGGCCTGCGTGCTGGCGATGGTGCCGATGGCGCTGTTCGACACGCCGACGCGGGTCTTCATCGCCTCGTTGCTGACGCCGCTGCCGGCGCTGTGGGGCGTGTGGCTGGTCTGGCGGGCGCGCCACCGCATCGAACGCTCCTTGTGGCCGGTCGGCGCCGGCATGGCGCTGATCGCGGCGGCGCTGCTGGCGCGGGGCGCGCACGCGGCGCTGCACCCGCACTATTACGCCGACCCGACGCTGCCGCACGGCTTGCAGGCGGCGCTGCTGGTCACGAGCTTCGTCGCGCTGCTGGGCGCCGGCTTCGGCTTCGTGCTCGCCTGCACCGAACGCGCCACGCGTTCGCTCGAACGCCTGGCCTCGCACGACCACCTGACCGGCGCGCTGAACCGCCAGCCCGCCGAGCTGATGCTGGACAACGCGCTGCAGCGCGCCCGCCGCGAGCGCACGACGGTGGCTTACGTGCTGCTCGACCTGGACCGCTTCAAGTCGGTCAACGACCGCCACGGCCACGTCTTCGGCGACGAGGTGCTGCGCCGCTTCGCGCACACCGTCGCCGCGCGGCTGCGCGCCTCGGACGTCTTCTCGCGCTGCGGCGGCGAGGAGTTCGCGCTGGTGCTGCCCGACAGCGACGCCGCCGGCGCGCTGGGCGTGCTCGACGAGCTGCGCCGGGCCTGCGCGGCGATGGGCCTGATGACCGACGACGGCCGGCCGTTCACGATCACCTTCTCGGCCGGCGTGGCGCTCAGCCCGGCCGGCAGCGTCGGCGCCGGCACGCTGTACCGCGAGGCCGACCGGGCGCTCTACGAGGCCAAGCATGGCGGCCGCGACCGCGCGGTGCTGGCCCAGCCGGCGGCCGCGGCCAGCGCCTGA
- a CDS encoding amino acid ABC transporter ATP-binding protein: protein MIQIQNVSKWYGSFQVLTDCTTSISKGEVVVVCGPSGSGKSTLIKTVNALEPFQKGDIVVDGISLSDPKTNLPKLRARVGMVFQHFELFPHLSVTENLTLAQVKVLGRSVDEAKTRGLKMLERVGLTVHKDKYPGQLSGGQQQRVAIARALSMDPIVMLFDEPTSALDPEMVGEVLDVMVQLANEGMTMMCVTHEMGFAKKVSHRVIFMDHGKIVEDCTKADFFGNPDARSARAKDFLSKILSH, encoded by the coding sequence ATGATCCAGATCCAGAACGTGAGCAAGTGGTACGGCTCCTTCCAGGTGCTGACCGACTGCACCACGTCGATCAGCAAGGGCGAGGTCGTCGTCGTCTGCGGCCCGTCGGGCTCGGGCAAGAGCACGCTGATCAAGACCGTCAACGCGCTCGAACCCTTCCAGAAGGGCGACATCGTCGTCGACGGCATCAGCCTCAGCGACCCGAAGACCAACCTGCCCAAGCTGCGCGCGCGCGTCGGCATGGTGTTCCAGCACTTCGAGCTGTTCCCGCACCTGTCGGTGACCGAGAACCTGACGCTGGCGCAGGTCAAGGTGCTCGGCCGCTCGGTCGACGAGGCCAAGACGCGCGGGCTGAAGATGCTCGAGCGCGTCGGCCTGACGGTGCACAAGGACAAGTACCCCGGCCAGCTCTCCGGCGGCCAGCAGCAGCGTGTGGCGATCGCGCGCGCGCTGTCGATGGACCCGATCGTCATGCTCTTCGACGAGCCGACCTCGGCGCTCGACCCCGAAATGGTCGGCGAGGTGCTCGACGTGATGGTGCAGCTCGCCAACGAGGGCATGACGATGATGTGCGTGACCCACGAGATGGGCTTCGCGAAGAAGGTCAGCCACCGCGTGATCTTCATGGACCACGGCAAGATCGTGGAGGACTGCACGAAGGCCGACTTCTTCGGCAACCCGGACGCGCGTTCGGCACGCGCCAAGGACTTCCTCTCGAAGATCCTGTCGCACTGA